A part of bacterium genomic DNA contains:
- a CDS encoding MFS transporter, giving the protein MTRTRRIAVLNGLLFLLPAVVWARWGLGTHVRLPDLLLLASTAATVAWLAAYPLRISPSDDFPLLVVPVLVALGLGRPQLALAGGLFGLAAATVGEPERWGGVRAMEEGTALAGGVLAVMLIRLPQFPDAPYRLGTLVPIVIAAIVYAAVRPPLVAVRIARTERMAWRRALIVVGNGWGTSLVSSVALVLATVAIERLWLPHASRVALSALPLLAGGVVLHVFHPRSMSGREERRVLATTAVLADAMDVKDTRTGLHSQDVAQLSKQIARAAGVSERLAHDAFLTGLLHDIGKVAVPDAILQKPGKLDPDEWRVMEHHVLDSAAMVESIAGLSRIVPLVRASHEHYDGSGYPDGLAGRAIPLAARIVAIADAYHALTNDRVYRPRASRETALAELERCSGTQFDPALVRALRRVVGAGARPRALPAARPAPAWLSVLRRPAFALLWGGELVSFLGDEVFFIAITLWVYALTGSATTLAAALGAGYVAQAVFSFLAGTIADRVDRRVIVAFSDVGRALVVAALPFVLPWSLPAGLILLGILNVGSVFFRAAVNALLPSIATAEELQAVNALFQTTERVAEILGGVLGAAAVLALGYAGVMFADAGSFLVSAACVLLMPLAWGAGLGTRRRVSITADLTTGLRYLWRTPFQRYFALLIVPGYLTLAFEALRAPMIVHTAHLSPTAYGVVNSTLGAGKLATALVLAGLTRRWATPGLAVVAYLIAGLGVAVFASAPWYLGLVAGTFIFAVGNMLSYIVNATLVMQTTPQELLGRVLGNRQVLVQGTRLIGALALGRLADTASPPVALWAMAGVSMGGVLMLWLFTGRSVAASTPPPASAAGGAARSVAELEPS; this is encoded by the coding sequence ATGACGCGAACGCGGCGGATCGCCGTCCTGAACGGGCTGCTGTTCTTGCTCCCGGCCGTGGTCTGGGCCCGGTGGGGCCTCGGCACGCACGTGCGGCTGCCCGATCTGCTGCTGCTGGCATCGACCGCGGCGACGGTGGCGTGGCTCGCGGCCTACCCGTTGCGGATTTCGCCGAGCGATGATTTCCCGCTGCTGGTGGTTCCCGTGCTGGTCGCGCTCGGCCTCGGCCGGCCGCAGCTCGCGCTGGCCGGCGGTCTCTTCGGTCTTGCGGCCGCGACGGTCGGGGAGCCGGAGCGGTGGGGCGGCGTCCGCGCGATGGAAGAGGGCACGGCGCTCGCGGGCGGCGTGCTGGCGGTGATGCTGATCCGGTTGCCGCAGTTCCCCGATGCGCCGTACCGCCTCGGCACGCTCGTCCCCATAGTCATCGCGGCGATCGTTTACGCGGCCGTTCGGCCACCGCTCGTCGCCGTTCGAATTGCCCGGACCGAACGGATGGCGTGGAGACGCGCGCTCATCGTCGTCGGCAACGGGTGGGGGACCTCGTTGGTCAGCTCCGTGGCGCTGGTCCTCGCGACCGTCGCGATCGAGCGCCTCTGGCTGCCGCACGCAAGCCGGGTCGCCTTGAGCGCCCTGCCGCTGTTGGCCGGCGGCGTGGTGCTCCACGTGTTTCATCCGCGTTCGATGAGCGGCCGGGAGGAGCGTCGTGTGCTGGCCACCACGGCGGTGCTCGCGGACGCCATGGACGTGAAGGATACGCGCACCGGGCTGCATTCGCAGGACGTCGCGCAGCTCTCCAAACAGATTGCCCGGGCCGCCGGAGTGAGCGAGCGGTTGGCGCACGACGCGTTCCTGACCGGTCTGCTGCACGACATCGGCAAGGTCGCCGTTCCGGACGCCATTCTACAGAAGCCGGGCAAGCTCGACCCCGATGAGTGGCGCGTGATGGAGCACCACGTCCTCGACAGCGCCGCCATGGTCGAGTCGATTGCCGGCCTTTCGCGCATCGTCCCGCTCGTCCGCGCGAGCCACGAGCACTACGACGGATCCGGCTACCCCGACGGCCTCGCCGGCCGGGCGATCCCGCTGGCCGCACGGATCGTGGCGATCGCGGATGCCTACCACGCCTTGACGAACGACCGCGTCTACCGGCCGCGGGCAAGTCGCGAGACGGCGCTCGCGGAGCTCGAGCGGTGCAGCGGCACGCAGTTCGATCCGGCGCTCGTCCGGGCCCTGCGCCGGGTGGTCGGCGCGGGCGCTCGACCCCGCGCCCTCCCCGCGGCGCGTCCGGCGCCGGCCTGGCTCAGCGTGCTTCGCCGCCCGGCCTTCGCCCTGCTGTGGGGCGGCGAACTGGTCTCCTTTTTGGGCGACGAGGTCTTCTTCATCGCGATCACTCTCTGGGTGTACGCGCTCACCGGGTCGGCGACAACGCTGGCGGCCGCGCTGGGCGCGGGATACGTCGCGCAGGCGGTCTTCAGTTTTCTCGCCGGAACCATCGCCGATCGGGTGGACCGCCGCGTCATCGTCGCGTTTTCGGACGTCGGCCGGGCGCTGGTCGTGGCCGCCCTCCCGTTTGTGCTTCCGTGGTCGCTGCCCGCGGGGCTGATCCTGCTCGGAATTCTGAACGTCGGCTCCGTGTTCTTCCGCGCGGCCGTCAACGCGCTGCTGCCGTCGATCGCGACGGCGGAAGAGCTGCAGGCGGTGAACGCGCTGTTCCAGACGACGGAGCGGGTCGCGGAGATTCTCGGCGGGGTCCTCGGAGCGGCGGCGGTGCTGGCGCTGGGCTACGCGGGTGTCATGTTCGCCGACGCCGGGTCGTTCCTGGTGAGCGCCGCGTGCGTCCTCCTCATGCCGCTCGCGTGGGGCGCGGGCCTCGGTACCAGGCGGCGCGTCTCGATCACCGCCGATCTCACGACGGGGCTCCGGTACTTATGGAGGACGCCGTTCCAGCGATACTTTGCCCTGTTGATCGTGCCGGGCTACCTCACCCTCGCATTCGAAGCGCTTCGCGCGCCGATGATCGTGCACACCGCCCACCTCTCGCCAACGGCCTACGGGGTCGTGAACAGCACGCTCGGCGCGGGCAAACTGGCGACCGCGCTCGTCCTGGCCGGGCTGACGAGGCGGTGGGCGACGCCGGGTCTGGCGGTCGTCGCCTATTTGATCGCCGGTCTCGGCGTGGCGGTGTTCGCGTCCGCGCCGTGGTATCTCGGGTTGGTGGCGGGAACGTTTATCTTTGCGGTCGGCAACATGCTCTCGTACATCGTCAACGCCACGCTCGTCATGCAGACGACCCCGCAGGAGCTGCTCGGCCGCGTCCTCGGCAACCGTCAGGTGCTCGTCCAGGGCACGCGTCTCATCGGCGCGCTCGCGCTGGGGCGTCTTGCCGACACCGCGTCGCCGCCGGTAGCGTTATGGGCTATGGCCGGCGTCTCGATGGGCGGCGTGTTGATGCTTTGGCTCTTCACCGGCCGCTCGGTGGCCGCGTCGACGCCGCCCCCCGCGTCCGCCGCCGGCGGAGCGGCCCGCTCCGTCGCGGAACTCGAGCCGTCGTAG
- a CDS encoding tetratricopeptide repeat protein, whose translation MAQLTFGQLLKQARLALGLSQAEAAAPMLTKAFISLLEHDGARPSLSTIRHLSRRLRRPLEYFLAGLDATTVARALRAAGDQARAAVDQRRYAAAHAAFEELGRLGSVCGVPQAAAAATLGMGEALLGLRRLPEAERLLRDALDGARDPLTECRGLRGLGYAAHLRGRLHEAVARYRAALALIPAISSPMPALHGELLAYLSTMLFRLGNFEESLAAATEALDLLEASAPARVAEVRMNLGFIHYSLGAYESAAEEYRLALRIAEQYEDLETVFRVRKNWAMVLIEAGRPEAALEHLRLSVTMARRLSDVRGECLALTELARCYLALGALADARASAEEAVARSHAAGVTDEVARAGIVLGAVSVAQGQPQRALRYLTAAYRHSTGAGMTVEVIIAGYLLARVTSRWGRAADAVRLHNEVFAALRRLSPEEVYGVMQVAKTFDGAIDHAVAPAPVSTP comes from the coding sequence ATGGCACAATTGACCTTCGGGCAACTACTGAAACAGGCCCGCCTCGCGCTCGGACTCAGTCAGGCCGAGGCGGCGGCCCCCATGCTGACCAAGGCGTTCATCAGCCTGCTCGAGCACGACGGCGCGCGCCCCTCCTTGTCCACGATCCGGCATCTCTCCCGGCGGCTGCGCCGCCCGCTCGAGTACTTCCTCGCCGGACTCGATGCGACGACCGTCGCGCGCGCGTTGCGCGCCGCCGGGGATCAGGCGCGGGCCGCCGTGGATCAGCGGCGATACGCCGCCGCGCACGCCGCGTTCGAGGAACTCGGCCGTCTTGGGTCCGTGTGCGGCGTGCCGCAGGCCGCGGCGGCCGCGACGCTCGGCATGGGGGAGGCGCTGCTCGGCCTTCGCCGGCTGCCCGAGGCGGAGCGGCTGCTCCGCGACGCGCTGGACGGGGCCCGCGATCCGCTGACCGAGTGCCGCGGGCTGCGCGGGCTCGGATATGCGGCGCACCTGCGGGGGCGGCTGCACGAGGCCGTGGCGCGGTATCGCGCCGCCCTCGCGCTGATCCCAGCGATCTCCAGCCCTATGCCCGCGCTGCACGGCGAGCTGCTGGCCTACCTCAGCACCATGCTCTTCCGGCTGGGAAATTTTGAAGAGTCGCTCGCCGCGGCGACCGAGGCCCTGGATTTGCTCGAGGCGAGCGCGCCGGCCCGGGTCGCCGAGGTACGCATGAATCTCGGGTTCATTCACTACAGCCTCGGTGCGTACGAGTCGGCCGCGGAGGAATACCGGCTCGCGCTGCGGATCGCCGAGCAGTATGAAGACCTCGAGACCGTCTTCCGGGTCCGCAAGAACTGGGCGATGGTCCTGATCGAAGCCGGCCGGCCGGAGGCGGCGTTGGAACACCTGCGGTTGAGCGTGACGATGGCCCGCCGGCTGTCGGACGTCCGGGGCGAATGCCTCGCCTTGACCGAGCTGGCCCGCTGCTACCTCGCCCTCGGGGCGCTTGCCGATGCCCGGGCGAGCGCGGAGGAGGCCGTGGCCCGCAGTCACGCCGCGGGCGTCACGGACGAGGTGGCGCGCGCGGGCATCGTGCTCGGGGCGGTGTCGGTGGCCCAGGGTCAACCGCAGCGCGCGCTCCGCTATCTCACCGCCGCCTACCGCCACTCGACCGGGGCCGGCATGACGGTGGAAGTCATTATCGCCGGCTACCTGCTCGCCCGCGTCACGTCGCGCTGGGGCCGGGCGGCCGACGCGGTGCGGCTCCACAACGAAGTGTTCGCCGCCCTCCGGCGGCTGTCGCCCGAGGAAGTGTACGGCGTCATGCAGGTGGCGAAGACATTCGACGGTGCGATCGACCACGCCGTCGCGCCGGCGCCGGTCTCAACGCCGTAG
- a CDS encoding DUF305 domain-containing protein, translated as MRIQRVTALLVVALILPVSASFASPAPAPDPTLANLSALRGPAFDVAFLRAAVPDDDEAVELAMTATLYADHADLLRWNQDFAEREHAQIREMLALLGEFGTGPTERKEGVATASVKKLRALRGPALERTYIALMTRHFDRSMALAKLAAQRADRPALRTFATNAAAVDRQDEGTLRGWLARWYH; from the coding sequence ATGCGAATCCAGCGAGTGACGGCGCTTCTCGTAGTGGCCCTCATCCTCCCCGTATCGGCCTCGTTCGCCTCCCCGGCCCCGGCGCCGGACCCGACCCTCGCGAACCTGTCGGCGCTGCGCGGACCGGCGTTCGACGTCGCGTTCCTGCGGGCCGCCGTGCCCGACGACGATGAGGCGGTCGAGCTGGCGATGACGGCCACGCTCTACGCCGATCACGCGGACCTGCTCCGGTGGAATCAGGACTTTGCGGAGCGCGAGCACGCCCAAATTCGCGAGATGCTCGCCCTGCTGGGAGAATTCGGCACCGGGCCCACGGAGCGCAAGGAAGGCGTCGCCACCGCCTCGGTCAAGAAGTTGCGGGCGCTGCGGGGCCCGGCGCTCGAGCGGACCTACATCGCGCTCATGACCCGGCACTTCGATCGTAGCATGGCGCTCGCGAAACTCGCCGCGCAGAGGGCCGACCGCCCGGCGCTGCGGACCTTCGCGACGAACGCCGCCGCGGTCGACCGGCAGGACGAGGGCACGCTTCGGGGCTGGCTCGCACGCTGGTATCACTGA
- a CDS encoding FumA C-terminus/TtdB family hydratase beta subunit: MSDQILVTPLAPADIERLRAGDEVLLSGVVYTARDAAHERLARIIAAGQAMPVDLRGQVLYYCGPTPARPGRPIGSAGPTTASRMDPYTPALLERGVRGMIGKGRRSAAVRDAIRRYGAVYLAAVEGTAALLGRRVRSAEVVAFPDLGAEAIYRLVVEQFPLVVANDCRGGDVYEDGRAKFRR, translated from the coding sequence GTGAGCGATCAGATCCTCGTGACGCCGCTCGCGCCGGCCGACATCGAGCGGCTCCGTGCCGGCGACGAAGTCCTGCTGTCGGGTGTAGTCTACACTGCCCGGGACGCGGCGCACGAGCGGCTCGCCCGCATCATCGCCGCGGGGCAGGCGATGCCCGTCGACCTCCGCGGCCAGGTGCTCTATTACTGCGGCCCCACGCCCGCGCGTCCCGGCCGGCCGATCGGTTCCGCGGGCCCGACGACGGCCTCCCGGATGGACCCCTACACGCCCGCCCTCCTCGAACGCGGCGTGCGCGGCATGATCGGCAAGGGCCGGCGCTCCGCGGCGGTCAGGGACGCGATCCGGCGGTACGGCGCCGTCTACTTGGCGGCGGTGGAGGGCACCGCCGCCCTCCTCGGACGCCGCGTGCGGAGCGCCGAGGTCGTCGCGTTTCCCGATCTCGGCGCGGAGGCGATCTACCGGCTGGTCGTGGAGCAGTTTCCCCTCGTCGTCGCCAACGATTGCCGCGGCGGCGACGTCTACGAGGACGGCCGGGCGAAGTTCCGGCGGTAG